The segment ATGGCGATGGCGCGGGTTTTCCGGTTTTGCATCGGGTCTTTGAGCCGCCTCATGCTGCCAAGGTTCCCTGTGCGATAGCTTTCACGAAGCTGAACATCTCACGGAGGCAGGGTCAACCCGATGACAGCGTCTCCGTTTTTCCTCACGAGTCCGCACTTACGCGGATGCCAAGGAGACAGCGTATGCGCCACCTTACCCGCACTCTCGCCGCCGTGGCCGCCCTGGGCATGGCCGCTGGCGCCGCCAGCTACACCCCGCCGGCCGCCGCGCGGGAAGTCGTCGTGATCCGCACCGCCCCGCCGCCGCCGCGCTTTGAGCGCGTGCCGCCGCCCCGCGTCGGCTATGTGTGGGCGCCTGGCTACTGGAACTGGTACGGCGGCCGCTACGTCTGGGTCGGTGGCCGGTGGGCCGCGGGTCGCCCGGGTTACGTCTACCGCGGCCCCGGCTGGCGCCCGTATCGCGGCGGTTACCACTATGAACGCGAGACCTGGGTGCGCGACCCGCACTGGCACCGCTGATTTTTTAACATTTGCGTGTTGCGGCGCATCTACCAACTCGCGAATAACGGTTTAAACTAGGCAGCTGACACGACATCTCGCCCCCGCCTCGAAGGCTGGGGCGATTTTTTTGGAAGGTCATTTCCCCCACCGGTGGCCCCGGCTGCCGGTTCGCCCCACAGGGGGGCGGGCTGCTAATCATGAAAACTGGAGTTTGCGTTCGATGATTTTCGAAACCATCGCCAACACGGGCCACGAAGAAGTCGTGTTCTGCCATAACAAGGACGCGGGCCTGAAGGCCATCATCGCGATCCACAACACGGTGCTCGGCCCGTCGCTGGGCGGCCTGCGCATGTGGCCGTACAAGACCGAGCAGGACGCCGTGAACGACGTGCTGCGCCTCTCGCGCGGCATGACGTACAAGAACGCGGTGGCCGGCCTGAACCTCGGCGGCGGCAAGGCCGTGATCATCGGCGACCCCTCCAAGGACAAGTCCGAAGCGCTGTTCCGCGCCTTCGGCCGCTTCGTCAACTCGCTCAACGGCCGCTACATCACGGCGGAAGACGTGGGTATCGACGTGAACGACATGGAATATGTCTACCGCGAAACCGAATTCGTCACCGGCGTGCACCAGGTGCACGGTGGTTCGGGCGACCCGTCGCCGTTCACCGCGTTCGGCACGCTGCAGGGCCTGATGGCCGCGCTGCAGGCCAAGCACGGCAACGAAGACGTGGGCAAGTACAGCTACGCCGTGCAGGGCTGCGGCCACGTCGGCAGCGAGTTCATCAAGCTGCTGCGCGAGCAGGGCGC is part of the Luteibacter pinisoli genome and harbors:
- a CDS encoding YXWGXW repeat-containing protein, whose product is MRHLTRTLAAVAALGMAAGAASYTPPAAAREVVVIRTAPPPPRFERVPPPRVGYVWAPGYWNWYGGRYVWVGGRWAAGRPGYVYRGPGWRPYRGGYHYERETWVRDPHWHR
- a CDS encoding Glu/Leu/Phe/Val dehydrogenase dimerization domain-containing protein, yielding MIFETIANTGHEEVVFCHNKDAGLKAIIAIHNTVLGPSLGGLRMWPYKTEQDAVNDVLRLSRGMTYKNAVAGLNLGGGKAVIIGDPSKDKSEALFRAFGRFVNSLNGRYITAEDVGIDVNDMEYVYRETEFVTGVHQVHGGSGDPSPFTAFGTLQGLMAALQAKHGNEDVGKYSYAVQGCGHVGSEFIKLLREQGAKVFVTDINKDAVQRCVDELGCEAVGLDEIYDVDADVYSPCALGGTVNEQTIDRIKAKIICGAANNQLATDAIGDELARRGVLYAPDYAVNAGGVMNVSLEIDGYNRERAMRMMRTIYYNVGRIFEISGRDNIPTYKAADRMAEERISAIGKIRLPHMGNSAPRFQGRMRGQ